Proteins from a single region of Budorcas taxicolor isolate Tak-1 chromosome 11, Takin1.1, whole genome shotgun sequence:
- the SPR gene encoding sepiapterin reductase has product MEGSVGKVGGLGRTLCVLTGASRGFGRTLAQLLAPLLSPGSVLVLSARNDEALRQLEAELGAERPGLRIVRVPADLGAETGLQQLLGAVCDLPRPEGLQRVLLINNAGTLGDVSKRWVDLADPTEVNNYWTLNLTSTLCLTSSILKAFPDSPGLSRTVVNISSICALQPFKGWALYCAGKAARNMMFQVLAAEEPSVRVLSYAPGPLDTDMQQLARETSVDPDLRKSLQELKRKGELVDCKISAQKLLSLLQNDKFKSGAHIDFYDE; this is encoded by the exons ATGGAGGGCAGCGTCGGCAAGGTGGGCGGCCTGGGGCGCACCTTATGCGTGCTGACTGGGGCTTCCCGGGGCTTCGGACGGACGctggcccagctcctggcccCGCTGCTGTCGCCCGGCTCCGTGCTGGTCCTAAGCGCCCGCAATGACGAGGCCCTGCGGCAGCTGGAGGCCGAGCTGGGCGCCGAGCGGCCAGGTCTGCGCATCGTGCGGGTGCCCGCCGACCTGGGCGCCGAGACCGGCTTGCAGCAACTGCTCGGTGCTGTGTGCGACCTCCCCAGGCCCGAAGGCCTGCAGCGAGTGCTGCTCATCAACAATGCGG GCACTCTTGGAGATGTATCCAAACGTTGGGTGGACCTGGCTGACCCAACTGAAGTGAACAACTACTGGACTCTGAACTTGACTTCCACACTCTGCCTGACTTCCAGTATCCTGAAGGCCTTCCCGGACAGTCCTGGCCTCAGCAGGACTGTGGTTAACATCTCGTCCATCTGTGCCCTGCAGCCCTTCAAGGGCTGGGCACTGTACTGCGCTGGCAAGGCTGCCCGTAACATGATGTTCCAGGTCCTGGCGGCAGAAGAGCCTAGTGTGAGGGTGCTGAGCTATGCCCCAG GTCCCCTGGACACTGACATGCAGCAGTTAGCCCGGGAGACCTCTGTGGACCCAGACTTGCGAAAAAGCCTGCAGGAGCTGAAGAGAAAGGGGGAGCTTGTGGATTGCAAGATATCAGCCCAGAAACTTCTGAGCTTGCTGCAGAATGACAAGTTCAAGTCTGGAGCCCATATTGACTTCTACGATGAATAA